A window of Sedimentibacter sp. MB31-C6 genomic DNA:
CATATTCAGCAACTCGTGATTTTTATTTGATTTTGCTTTTAGTAATACCTATTTATTCTCTATTTTATATTTTGTATAAAAAGAAACATTCGAAATTTAGGCACTAACTATTATGAGCATAACACGTAATTCATAAATTCCAATTTGTAGCCGCAAATAATTACTTAAAAAATTAAAAACGTAACCATAAATGCACTAAGATGTAAAAATCTGGTGCTTTTATTTTATATAAATCACAACTAAATAAAGAAACCCAAAGAGGCGAAGTCTTCGGTCAACTTATGATCGATAGTCTTCGCCTCTTTTTTTATTTAAAAAACTAATAGAAAGAAAGGATTGAGAAAAATGTCAAGATATTTTATGTATGGTACATCACTGGGAGGGATAGAGCAGCTGATGATGCTGGCACCTAATTTTCATCAAAGAGGAAGTGGCGTAGTAACAGAATGTAATATGGGGGAGATAATATTAATGATGAAGCTGAACAAATTAGATGTTTGCTTAAAAAGACAAAGGAAATAGTTATTTTTACAGCTAATTTGTTTGATTTAATTGCGAATGGGTTAATGATAATGAAAACGATGGAATAGCGGAACATCCGATACAGATACCTTTTGTAGGTTATTCCGAAATGGTACATAACTTCATCGACGATGCTTACACCTTTGAAGAAAGTAATAAAGATATGGAACTTACCCGCTATAGAGATATTCTCAAAGATAACGGGCTTGAATGGGTACGGAATATATGAAAATATACTGACATTTCAAATTTAAATGCACAAAAGCCAGTAAGTAAATATGCAGGATTTGAGCCGTAGGCAATGGTTTGAATAGCATCGTTGTCTTCGATTCATTTTATTTAAACATCGTGATAAATTTTTTCCTTGACAAGGTAAGATGTTTTCGTTATACTATAGATGTTAACCAAGGTTAACATCTTGATGAGAATTATTATACATAATTAAGGAGTGGTAACGTGAGTAATAATGAATCTATGGAAATGTATTTGGAAACAGTTTATATATTAGAAAATAATCACGGCCATGCTCATGTGGTAGATATTGCAAATCGGCTAGCTGTATCAAAACCGGGTGTAACAAAAGCTATAAAACATCTTAAAGAGCAGGGATTTGTTAATACACAAAAATATGGAGTAATTCTATTGACAGAAAAGGGGAGAGAAGTGTCTGAGGAAATTTATAAAAAACATCAATTGATAGAGTTATTTTTAGAACATTCTCTTAAATTGTCTGCAGAGCAAGCTAGTATTGATGCATGTAAAATAGAACATGTTCTCAGCGATGAAATGACAGAAGCTATTAAAATCTATTTAAAGAGGAACAATATTGATATAGAGAAGTTGTAAGCTTAGGGGAAGATATG
This region includes:
- a CDS encoding metal-dependent transcriptional regulator, which encodes MSNNESMEMYLETVYILENNHGHAHVVDIANRLAVSKPGVTKAIKHLKEQGFVNTQKYGVILLTEKGREVSEEIYKKHQLIELFLEHSLKLSAEQASIDACKIEHVLSDEMTEAIKIYLKRNNIDIEKL